DNA sequence from the Leptospirillum ferrooxidans C2-3 genome:
GAATTGGAGAAAACATTCTGGTCCCGAAACCCGCAGCCAGAATCGCAGCCTCCAGCCGAAAATCACTCATCTTGTCTCCTTTCATGGTCGTTTTGATCAAAAAAAATATCTCATGGACGTAAAGAGGGATTGGATTCGGAGGAGACTCCATTCTGGAGATTTCCGGAAAGAAGATCACCCGGAGGATTGGTCGAGGGCGGATGTCCGAGGGGAAAGAGGGAAATATGGTCAGGTAGCGTGATCCCGCCTGACAGAATGAGCTTCATGCCTTCTTCCACTGAAAACGTCGTCTCCATGACTTTATCTGCCGGAAGGAAAGCCTGTATACCAATATAAATATTATTGCTGGGGAAAAAAACCGACTGCAGAACCGGGCCATCCTTTCCGAACCGCACCGATCCGGTAAAAAAACCCATCGTCCAGACACCATTCTGGGGGTACTCCGCAAGAACGACCTTCCGGAAACCCTTTTGCCCATTGGGAGAAAAGGATTCCATCACCGTTTTCAGCGTGGTGTAGAACTTCTTGAAAATCGGGATTTTAGCCATCACATTTTCAAGAAAGAGCACCAACCTGTGGCCAAGGACATTGGTTGCGACCGTACCGACCGCCAGGATCAGAAGGACCAGAAGGAGAACCCCCATTCCCGGAATGGAATAACCCGTTCTGGATACAATAAATGGGTCCAGAAATGAGTCCAGAAAGTCAAAAATGCGATAGAGAATATAGAGGGAAAGGGCTGCTGGCAAAAAAATGACAAGCCCGGTTACGAACTTTGTCTTGATCGAAGCGCTGATACGCTCCTTCTCTTTCTGAAGCCAATCCATACAAGCCCCCTGAAAAAAAACCCTGACAACAACATGTCGGTCTTCGGCACTTTGGCCAGACCTGCCTACAGAATATGGCAACCTTCCGGAAATTGAAACAAAAAGACCGAACATCAAAAATTCTCTGG
Encoded proteins:
- a CDS encoding DUF502 domain-containing protein — encoded protein: MDWLQKEKERISASIKTKFVTGLVIFLPAALSLYILYRIFDFLDSFLDPFIVSRTGYSIPGMGVLLLVLLILAVGTVATNVLGHRLVLFLENVMAKIPIFKKFYTTLKTVMESFSPNGQKGFRKVVLAEYPQNGVWTMGFFTGSVRFGKDGPVLQSVFFPSNNIYIGIQAFLPADKVMETTFSVEEGMKLILSGGITLPDHISLFPLGHPPSTNPPGDLLSGNLQNGVSSESNPSLRP